The proteins below are encoded in one region of Apium graveolens cultivar Ventura chromosome 4, ASM990537v1, whole genome shotgun sequence:
- the LOC141719186 gene encoding uncharacterized protein LOC141719186 yields MGPIVSSCNNQYILLAVDYVTKWVEVKAFPTNDAKVVINFLHKQIFTRFGTPRVVISDEGSHFCNRKFITLMEKYHVYHRVATAYHPQTNGKAEVSNREIK; encoded by the coding sequence atggggccaaTTGTCTCGTCATGCAACAATCAGTATATTCTTTTGGCGGTGGATTATGTGACTAAATGGGTTGAGGTTAAAGCTTTTCCAACCAACGATGCTAAGGTAGTGAtcaattttcttcataagcagatattcacacgtTTCGGTACTCCAAGGGTGgtaatcagtgatgagggatcgcatttctgcaatcgcaagttcattACGTTAATGGAAAAGTATCATGTGTATCATCGTGTGgccacagcctaccatcctcaaactaatgggaAAGCTGAAGTCTCTAATCGAGAGATCAAGTGA
- the LOC141719185 gene encoding uncharacterized protein LOC141719185 — protein sequence MSLFQLVYGKACHFPSELEHKAYYALKKLNLDMAAAGEKRMLQLNELDEFLLQAYENNKVYKEKVRRWHDRRLVHKSFMPSQQVLLFNSRLQRFPEKLKSRCSGPFIIKIVFPHGAVEIFDKHPDQAFKVNGHNLKHYYGDTTNREVVSTVLKIT from the coding sequence ATGTCTCTGTTCcagttggtgtatggtaaggCATGTCATTTTCCTTCAGAGttagagcataaagcgtattaTGCTTTGAAGAAGCTGAATCTTGACATGGCAGCTGCTGGAgagaagagaatgcttcaacttaatgaacttgatgagttCCTACTACAGGCTTATGAGAACAATAAAGTATACAAGGAGAAGGTCAGGAGATGGCATGATAGGAGGTTAGTGCACAAGTCATTTATGCCTAGTCAACAAGTTCtattgttcaactctcgtctccaacGTTTTCCAGAAAAGCTTAAGTCGCGGTGCTCAGGTCCATTCAttatcaaaattgtgtttccacatggagctgtggagatttttgataaGCATCCGGACCAAGcgttcaaagtaaatggtcataacttgaagcattattatggtgatacgACGAACCGTGAGGTGGT